A genomic stretch from Strongyloides ratti genome assembly S_ratti_ED321, chromosome : 1 includes:
- a CDS encoding Enoyl-CoA delta isomerase 2, mitochondrial, translating to MFLTKINLLKILGGKNNVLFNSLRLSSTNFHDAQTNLKKLREEPDNDVKLKLYGLFKQATTGDAVGSRPSSINFVARAKYDAHKEFYGITREEAEKKYIELVNSLLNEEEQLSSQSSTSSSVNVPGIDIIKEDKVYKITMNRPKKYNALTLDMYEAIGKALRESNEDNTTSVTVITGAGDYFSSGNDLSNFSNIRSKEDMKIIGEKASKIFNDFVTAFIDHNKPLIGLINGPAVGITVTTLAMYDYVIASDKATFETPFHKLALSAEGCSSYTFPLLMGHAKASEMLVFGKKLTANEAKERNLINEVVSYTDFKTMSDKKVQQISSLYPEAMKINKKLMRDIHREKLHEANKIEIPVLFQRFASKESMNAISKFFAKGN from the exons AtgtttttaacaaaaattaatctactaaaaattttgggaggaaaaaataatgttttatttaattcattaaGATTATCCTCAACAAATTTTCATGATGCtcaaacaaatttaaaaaaacttcgTGAGGAACCAGATAATGATGTTAAACTTAAATTATATGGTTTATTCAAACAg GCAACTACTGGGGATGCTGTTGGTTCAAGACCAAgttcaataaattttgtgGCTAGGGCAAAGTATGATGCTCATAAAGAATTTTATGGTATTACTCGTGAAGAAGctgaaaaaaaatacattgaATTGGTTAATAGTTTATTAAATGAGGAGGAACAATTAAGTAGTCAATCTTCAACTTCATCTTCTGTTAACGTACCTGGtattgatataattaaagaggataaagtttataaaattacaatgAATAGACCAAAAAAGTATAATGCTCTTACTTTGGATATGTATGAGGCAATTGGGAAGGCTCTTCGTGAATCAAATGAAGATAATACAACATCCGTTACTGTTATTACTGGTGCAGGTGATTATTTTAGTTCTGGAAATGatttatctaatttttcaaatattcgTTCAAAAGAagatatgaaaataataggAGAAAAAgcttctaaaatttttaatgattttgtGACAGCTTTTATAGATCATAATAAACCATTAATTGGATTAATTAATGGACCAGCTGTTGGCATCACAGTTACAACATTAGCTATGTATGACTATGTCATCGCATCAGACAAAGCAACCTTTGAAACACCTTTTCATAAGTTAGCTCTTAGTGCTGAAGGTTGTAGTAGTTATACATTTCCTTTATTAATGGGTCATGCAAAAGCATCTGAAATGTTGGTGTTTGGTAAGAAATTAACAGCTAACGAAGCTAAAGAAAGAAATCTTATTAATGAAGTTGTTTCATATACTGACTTTAAAACAATGTCAGATAAAAAAGTTCAACAAATTTCTTCATTATATCCTGAAGCAAtgaaaattaacaaaaagttGATGAGAGATATTCATAGAGAGAAACTTCACGAAGCAAATAAAATTGAGATTCCTGTTTTGTTCCAAAGATTTGCAAGTAAAGAATCAATGAATgctatttcaaaattttttgctAAAGGCAATTAG
- a CDS encoding Otopetrin family-containing protein yields MENINYTKNETFKNQENIIVDSISELPIVTSKWNLNTNEQYISSLSLTSPQTISSSAHLFDDHDDIESSKDSTLNHNINHKKENYNNSDITSMNSKSYNNHKKNVIDTNKKYSKAAFSHLISCITVLYAILAIVYSIVQETVQQANNATWQAEMILYTLMYGFGILFLIYCYLFIIYPAWYNKILQIFLRKNIISEKTYYNRTLAPTSHHGEGAGSLYLRLGILFFGSAGIVLFFLEIMLCFTCENCLPHSMINLILSGLFTFLQMHFIFCNSKIVVSKQRSIAKFGTMHLLAVNIWTWFRMVLAKKNKGKIKKILVENNPIVNITSNAQSTLKNLVVDFSPSSFDILAGSSVELIDDVINNSSKIASSYINESKNVFDKFNLTQETMKNILTSTVMTFVDNSTEIEDHHEMISIPSSISSSLKFRSYPNKTVLGKITAYEYFGDFTTFVITCIVEYSVIGAAIMFVMWKVLSEEDDCVDDKQIDLLSICQSQNLYNKNNDKSNEYINGEYLCERNSSFSNCESNSKESPISIITQRMSKKSIVKAKRKNRVSIDCSASSSGLFCGILFLICCFVSVLMYCVFYQQKKNDSAIHVFRVSDLIMFTVMLFAVIIGLFQITKLNYDGSKIKRTNSEFLDDLLLGIGLVGEQIHSCIGVIVWIGVWYTRKKDELQNNMEENSENTINILLPTQNVSSNFNINTLSILVFITRIIESTLQALFILIASRMKASSKYARLKKPGKQFVTFLLIANVSLFFFHTLEGMKCIFGNTDSQVTEDVSESRINAENYLSLVYAVSPLVIFYRFHSSVCLAEIWKHCYSEKIH; encoded by the exons atggaaaatattaattatactaaaaatgaaacgtttaaaaatcaagaaaatattattgttgaCTCAATTTCTGAATTACCAATTGTTACTTCTAAATGGAATCTAAATACTAATGAACAATATATTTCATCGTTATCATTAACATCTCCACAAACAATTTCATCATCAGCTCATTTATTTGATGATCATGATGATATTGAATCATCTAAAGATTCTACATTAAATCACAATATTAATCATAAGAAAGAAAACTATAATAATAGTGATATAACATCAATGAACTCCAAATCATACAATAatcacaaaaaaaatgttattgatACTAACAAAAAATACTCTAAAGCTGCTTTTTCTCATTTAATTTCTTGTATAACGGTATTATATGCCATTCTAGCAATAGTTTATTCAATCGTTCAAGAAACTGTTCAACAGGCTAATAATGCTACATGGCAGGCAGAAATG ATATTGTATACTTTAATGTATGGATTtggaattttatttttaatctattgttatttgtttattatttatccagcatggtataataaaatacttcaaatatttttaagaaagaATATTATCTCCGAAAAGACatattat aatCGTACATTAGCCCCAACATCTCATCATGGAGAAGGAGCAGGTTCTCTTTATCTACGTTTgggaatattattttttggatCAGCAGgaattgtattattttttcttgaaATTATGCTTTGTTTTACATGTGAAAATTGTTTACCACATTCAATGATTAATCTAATATTATCAGGATTATTTACATTTCTTCAAAtgcattttatattttgtaatagTAAAATAGTTGTATCTAAACAAAGAAGTATTGCAAAATTTGGGACAATGCACTTATTAGCTGTTAATATTTGGACATGGTTTAGAATGGTTTTggctaaaaaaaataaaggaaaaattaaaaaaattttagttgaAAATAATCCAATTGTCAATATAACAAGTAATGCTCAGTcaactttaaaaaatcttgTTGTAGATTTTTCACCATCTAGTTTTGATATTCTAGCTGGTTCTTCTGTTGAATTAATTGATgatgtaataaataattccAGTAAGATTGCCTCATCTTATATTAATGAATCAAAAAATGTGTTTGATAAGTTTAATCTAACTCAAGAGACtatgaaaaatatacttaCTTCAACAGTAATGACATTTGTAGATAATTCCACTGAAATAGAAGATCATCATGAAATGATTTCTATACCATCATCAATATCTTCATCACTTAAATTTAGATCATATCCAAATAAAACTGTTTTAGGAAAAATAACAGCTTATGAATATTTTGGAGATTTTACTACTTTTGTAATAACTTGTATTGTTGAATATAGTGTTATTGGAGCTGCTATAATGTTTGTAATGTGGAAAGTATTGAGTGAAGAAGATGATTGTGTGGATGATAAACAAATTGATTTATTATCTATTTGTCAATcacaaaatttatataataaaaataatgataaatctaatgaatatattaatgGCGAATATTTATGTGAAAGAAATTCTTCTTTTTCAAATTGTGAATCAAATTCAAAAGAATCTCCAATATCAATTATTACACAAAGAATGagtaaaaaaagtattgttAAAGCTAAGCGTAAAAATAGAGTATCAATTGATTGTTCAGCATCATCATCTGGACTTTTTTGTGGAATACTTTTTCTTATATGTTGCTTTGTCTCCGTTTTAATGTATTGTGtattttatcaacaaaaaaaaaatgattctGCAATTCACGTTTTTAGAGTATCAGATTTGATAATGTTTACAGTAATGTTATTTGCTGTAATAATAGGACTATTTCAAATAACAAAACTAAATTATGATGgtagtaaaattaaaagaactAATAGTGAATTTTTAGATGATTTATTACTTGGAATTGGTCTTGTTGGAGAACAGATTCATTCTTGTATTGGAGTAATTGTATGGATAGGAGTATGGTATACaagaaaaaaagatgaattacaaaataatatggAAGAAAATTCAGAGAATACAATTAATATTCTCTTACCAACACAAAATGTATCATCtaactttaatattaatacattATCAATACTTGTTTTTATTACACGAATTATAGAATCAACACTTCAGgctttgtttattttaattgctTCAAGAATGAAAGCATCTTCAAAATATGCTAGATTAAAAAAACCCGGAAAACAATTTGTCACTTTTCTTCTTATAGCAAACGTCAGCCTATTTTTCTTTCATACATTAGAAGGAATGAAATGCATCTTTGGGAATACTGATTCTCAGGTAACTGAAGATGTCAGTGAATCAAGAATAAATGCAGAAAATTACTTATCATTAGTATATGCCGTCTCACCATTAgtcattttttatagatttCACAGTAGTGTTTGCCTAGCCGAAATTTGGAAACATTGTTACAGtgaaaaaattcattaa
- a CDS encoding Signal recognition particle subunit SRP68, whose protein sequence is MAISEEVPMEVEENNTLPLFETFSILKYIKEAQQKHGLRHGDYNRYRIYCGDRILRIRRRLNFTHNYKSVKKIKSKWQEKRVTKDKVTELGFVEIVMFDAERDWAYAQHLKHEIGNDTHSRKKYHMRRKLRNAVYHSSNLEKLIKNNDRFDAVSKLEVQSYSSYIKGVLNVELKQWKIAAECFRTVKTIYDKLASVVKFPDMIQLYNSRCREIQPLLRICEYNLGDSSDAVSDMIRLKHDGSSEVSAELGKLIDELQAKSIGDMESSVSWATFTTPVAQLKVRQLILQEKGLQNEVDSYKSFDEKVSVYEMFLQNLREELGKLLDERKKLPPSSAEDLRNPLVITIHYLEFLKFKISSERYLLMINNMKYGNIAKNVKPQDFLRLYGSIIQNAHDVIAINGAIDDKALVDAFTFKAQFYQAFKTFYMSQVYNQINKLTESEALLAKSKERVKHLLVTIDGLKGNHYVLEKKEELECLRNLIKEAKVTNKANLFCSSLDESEENSYKLPSGYINENPDKLYLFEPSDIEESEKNENGLPIVNLGVELQPMPAKPMFFDLALNHIKVDDRLKKKYPDIFKN, encoded by the exons ATGGCTATTTCCGAAGAAGTTCCTATGGAAGTTGAAGAAAACAACACTTTACCTCTTTTTGAAACATTTtccattttaaaatatattaaagaagCTCAACAAAAACATGGTTTAAGACATGGTGACTACAATAGATACAG aatatattGTGGTGACAGAATTCTCAGAATACGTCGAAGACTTAACTTTACCCATAATTATAAatctgttaaaaaaataaaaagtaaatggCAAGAGAAACGTGTTACTAAGGATAAAGTGACAGAACTTGGTTTTGTTGAAATTGTAATGTTTGATGCTGAAAGAGATTGGGCATATGCTCAACATCTTAAGCATGAAATTGGAAATGATACTCattcaagaaaaaaatatcatatgCGTAGAAAATTAAGAAATGCAGTTTATCATAGTtcaaatttagaaaaattaattaaaaataatgatagaTTTGATGCTGTAAGCAAATTAGAAGTCCAATCATACAGTAGTTACATTAAAGGTGTACTAAATGTTGAGTTAAAACAATGGAAAATTGCTGCTGAATGTTTTCGTACCGTAAAGACAATTTATGATAAGTTAGCTAGTGTTGTTAAATTTCCTGACATGATTCAATTGTACAATTCTCGTTGTCGGGAAATCCAACCTCTTCTTCGTATATGTGAATACAATTTAGGTGATTCTTCTGATGCTGTATCAGATATGATTCGCCTTAAACATGATGGTTCTTCCGAAGTTTCAGCTGAACTTGGGAAATTGATCGATGAACTTCAGGCTAAAAGTATTGGTGATATGGAGAGTTCTGTTTCTTGGGCTACGTTTACAACTCCAGTTGCTCAATTAAAGGTGAGGCAGTTGATTCTCCAAGAAAAAGGATTACAAAATGAGGTAGATAGTTATAAATCATTTGACGAGAAAGTAAGTGTTTATGAAATGTTCCTTCAAAATTTAAGAGAGGAGTTAGGGAAATTACTtgatgaaagaaaaaaacttCCACCTTCCTCTGCAGAAGATCTAAGAAATCCATTGGTTATTACGATACATTACTTagaatttttgaaatttaaaatttcttctgAGCGTTATTTGCTGATGATCAATAATATGAAATATGGAAATATTGCAAAAAATGTTAAACCACAAGATTTCCTACGTCTTTACGGTAGTATCATTCAAAATGCACATGATGTTATTGCAATTAATGGTGCTATCGATGACAAAGCGTTGGTTGACGCTTTTACGTTCAAAGCTCAATTTTATCAAGCtttcaaaactttttatatgtCTCAGGTTTACAATCAGATAAATAAACTTACTGAATCAGAAGCCTTACTAGCCAAGTCGAAAGAGCGTGTAAAACATTTGCTTGTAACTATTGATGGACTAAAAGGAAACCACTATgttttggaaaaaaaagaagaattagaatgtttaagaaatttaattaaagaaGCTAAAGTAACTAATAAAGCCAATTTGTTCTGTTCTAGTTTGGACGAATCAGAAGAAAACAGTTATAAACTTCCATCCggatatataaatgaaaatccagacaaattgtatttatttgAACCTTCCGATATAGAAGAAAGTGAAAAGAATGAGAATGGATTACCTATTGTTAATCTTGGTGTCGAATTGCAACCAATGCCTGCAAAGCCAATGTTCTTTGATTTAGCATTAAATCATATTAAAGTTGATGATCGTCTAAAGAAGAAATATccagatatttttaaaaattaa
- a CDS encoding LD15332p: MEMKLPPFHGFNLEKSSLFLDMEESIKGLEPTFPFQKDKRITVSNGYQFDLDNSTRHHSPSSDDSEKLSSIYSSGSTLNRRVTKNCTHFFNQTNCKRGIFCLYMHDNSHQHLFHEICPDLMKGICTKLNQCRKSHTLFPHQMPVCSHYLNKKCSSKHCIYGFLHVKHSEDTKYCENFNSGLCTNGDSCSFRHVYQEHLIKRRAL; this comes from the exons ATGGAGATGAAATTACCACCATTTCATGGATTTAACTTGGAGAAGTCATCGTTATTTTTGGATATGGAAGAAAGTATAAAAGGATTAGAACCAACATTTCCATTTCAAAAAGATAAACGTATAACAGTCTCCAATGGATATCAGTTTGATTTAGACAATAGTACC CGCCATCATTCACCTAGTTCTGATGATTCAGAAAAATTATCTTCAATATATTCTTCGGGTAGTACATTAAATCGTAGAGTAACTAAGAATTGTACTCACTTTTTTAATCAGACAAATTGTAAGAGGGGGATTTTTTGCCTTTATATGCATGATAATTCACATCAGCATTTATTTCATGAAATTTGCCCTGATTTAATGAAGGGTATTTGtacaaaattaaatcaaTGTAGAAAGTCACATACACTTTTTCCACATCAAATGCCAGTGTGTTCAcactatttaaataaaaaatgtagtAGTAAACATTGTATTTATGGATTTTTACACGTTAAACACAGTGAAGATACAAAATAttgtgaaaattttaatagtgGATTATGTACTAACGGTGATAGt TGCTCATTCCGCCATGTATACCAAGAACACCTAATAAAGAGAAGAGCCTTGTAA
- a CDS encoding 39S ribosomal protein L14, mitochondrial translates to MSFLKGRLCETKQLIWNTLSKASGRWYPQPEYELSRHRTRPPNPGIHRMTRLIVVDNSALGKEAENSGKLAYCIHVYKQGYRAKHMPRALLGDKILVAIRGQMKKAFVVGTNTHVHYRKHGIPSTDTNNIVLLDDDGNPLGNRITAPIPADLLKNRDKVQMSKVLALATKYI, encoded by the exons ATGAGTTTTCTTAAAGGAAGATTATGTGAAACGAAACAGTTAATATGGAATACTCTTTCTAAAGCTTCAGGACGATGGTACCCACAACCAGA atatgAATTAAGTAGGCATCGTACTAGACCTCCTAATCCTGGAATTCATAGAATGACTCGTCTTATTGTTGTTGACAATTCTGCTCTAGGAAAAGAAGCAGAAAATTCTGGAAAACTTGCATATTGCATTCACGTATATAAACAAGGTTATAGAGCAAAACATATGCCTCGTGCTCTTCTTGGCGATAAGATTCTCGTTGCAATTCGAGGACAGATGAAGAAAGCTTTTGTTGTTGGAACTAATACACATGTTCATTATAGGAAACATGGTATTCCTTCAACAGatactaataatattgtCTTACTCGATGATGATGGTAATCCATTGGGTAATCGTATTACTGCACCAATTCCGGCagatttattgaaaaatagaGATAAAGTACAGATGTCTAAGGTACTAGCTCTTgctacaaaatatatttaa
- a CDS encoding Glycoside hydrolase, family 18, catalytic domain and Chitinase II domain and Glycoside hydrolase, catalytic domain and Glycoside hydrolase, superfamily domain-containing protein, which produces MRYISFLILFFNFLVVVNSSIRNDIIQNGNKLSNDERVVNFPVTLGYVTPWNNKGYDIAKLAGKKFTHIVPVWFQIVPSADSICSIEGTHDIDRPWINEIKNNSPDTKILPRFLIDKWDKDTWINMLRDDNVQRECGKILRNFVLRNDFDGVVLEVYIQSLMIIQDYVITETIGLIEMWSSMLRDKELEVIVPLPTPYHFDQKKSTHNDIKLEFSNIYNSEQFKLIADAVDYVNIMTYDFHGEGMMGPMFWIEKVINYVTDNLESDIKEKILLGVNFYGSVYNQNGVTPILWRDFDKYINDESNYSDIKWNEVSQENFVSAKNKKEIVYFPTKKSLLLRFKYVEKNSIGGIAIWELGQGYNYFTELL; this is translated from the coding sequence ATGCGTTACATTTCTTTCttgattttgttttttaactTTCTTGTAGTAGTAAACTCTTCAATTCGTAACGATATTATTCAAAATGGAAATAAACTTAGCAATGATGAACGAGTAGTAAACTTTCCGGTGACTCTGGGATATGTAACACCGTGGAACAACAAAGGGTATGATATCGCAAAACTAGcaggaaaaaaatttactcaTATAGTTCCTGTTTGGTTTCAAATTGTTCCTTCTGCTGATTCTATTTGTTCAATTGAAGGAACTCATGATATTGATCGACCATGGATAAATgagattaaaaataactccccagatacaaaaattttacccAGATTTTTAATTGACAAATGGGATAAAGATACGTGGATAAATATGTTAAGGGATGACAATGTTCAACGTGAATgtggaaaaattttaagaaattttgttttaagaAACGATTTTGATGGTGTTGTCTTGGAAGTTTATATCCAATCACTAATGATTATTCAAGATTATGTTATTACTGAAACTATTGGATTGATTGAAATGTGGAGTAGTATGCTAAGAGATAAAGAACTAGAAGTTATAGTTCCACTACCAACACCATATCATTttgatcaaaaaaaaagcactcataatgatataaaattagaatttagcaatatatataactctgaacaatttaaattaattgcAGATGCTGTTGATTATGTTAATATAATGACTTATGATTTCCATGGTGAAGGAATGATGGGTCCGATGTTTTGGAtagaaaaagttattaacTACGTAACAGATAATTTAGAATCTGACATCAAagaaaaaattcttttaggTGTTAATTTTTATGGATCAGTTTACAATCAAAATGGTGTAACACCAATTTTGTGGCgtgattttgataaatatattaatgatgAAAGTAATTATAGTGACATCAAGTGGAATGAAGTTTCTCAAGAAAATTTTGTTTCagcaaaaaataaaaaagaaattgtttattttccAACAAAAAAATCATTGCTTTTACGTTTTAAATATGTTGAAAAAAACAGTATAGGTGGGATTGCTATATGGGAATTGGGACAAGGGTATAACTATTTTACtgaacttttataa